GTAACTTTTACCTGTAACTGCCAGAATTTCATTGTAAGTCGGACCAAGGCTTGCCTGATGGAGAAGCCTTGATGCTTGTGCCTCGTTCATATCCTTCAATACTGAAAATCTCACTTCTTGTTGCGTGGAAAGACCTGCAGCATTGGTGACTGTCACTAAGAAATGATAATTTTCATCTACCGCAGTGGAGTTCTTAGAAGCATCAAATTCTAATGAATCAGTCGTTGTCAGTTCAATTGCAGGACCTGATAATTGTTGCCACGCAAAACTAACTGTTTGTGAGTCTTGCTCTGTGAGCTCGACCTTAACTTTAACTATTTCACCTTGTTTAAAGGTATCTGAATCTAGTTTTATGGCAATAACAGGTGCTTTGGTTTCATCACTGCTGTCATTGCCTGAATCCTGATCAGATCCATCGCCAGAGTCATCATCAGAACCATCCCCGTCAGAACCTGAGTCATCGCTATTATCCGAATCCGCTATTGCGGGCTGTTCTGGAACAGCCTCTTCTGACTGCGATCCACCGCCACACCCTGTTATCAAAGAGGCAAACAATATTAAATAAACGTACCTAGTGATCATGTCTAATTATTCCAACGCCGCTAATATACAAACTTTAGTACCAACCAACATATGTTTAAATACGAACATTTGAGTAAATTCAACTTTTTTACACTAATCATCATTTATATTTGAAAGAAATTTATTCCTTAAATGATAAAATCATGTCAAAAGCAAATGTGCTAGAGACTATTTTGAATACAACTACCTTCATTCCAAAAAACTTCATCGACGATGTAAAAACCTATTTACCTAACAACTTAAGTATTGAGTCTTTTATTGAGTATTGCCAAAAACCGCTTAGGCGTTCAGTCAGAGTGAACACATTGAAGATGACAGTCACTGAATTTAAACAGTACTGCTCAGAGAATAATTGGAAAATTGAAGCTGTTCCTTGGTGCAACACAGGTTTTTGGCTAGAACGAAGCACTGAAGAGGAAGATTCCCTTCCTCTGGGCAGCACTGATATTCATTTGAGTGGTGGTATTTATGTTCAAGAAGCCAGCTCAATGTTGCCACCTATGGCACTTGAATCAAGTTTAAAAGAAGACGACATAGTATTAGATATGGCTGCAGCCCCAGGGTCGAAGACATCTCAAATAGCTGCAATGATGAATAATCGAGGCGTTCTTGTTGCAAATGAGCTCTCTTCTTCACGCTTAAAGGTCCTTGCTGCCAATATGAAGCGTATGGGCGTTCATAACTGCGCACTGTCTCATTTCGATGGTGCTGTTTTTGGTGACTATATGTTTGAATGCTTTGATAACATTCAACTAGATGCTCCATGCTCTGGTGAGGGTACCGTCAGAAAAGACGCTGACGCTTTAAAGAATTGGTCTGTTGAATCAAACATTGATATTGCCAATGTACAGAAACAGCTCATTAAGAGCGCATTCTTTGCTCTGAAACCCGGTGGCTCTTTGATTTACTCTACCTGTACACTCACGCCAATTGAAAACCAAGCGGTTTGCCAGTATCTACTTGACCAATTTGGTGACTGTGTTGAAATCGAGCCATTAGATGCGCTTTTTGAAAACGCAGACAAAGCCTGTACTTCAGAGGGCTATTTGCATGTATGGCCGCAGATTTTTGACAGCGAAGGCTTTTTCATCGCGAAATTTAAAAAATTATACTCTATAGATAACCCAAATTTAAAAACCAAAAAAGGCGCTTTCCCGTTTTCATCGGCTGATACAAAGTTAACAAAAACCTTCATGTCAGCAATCAAAAAACAATTTGGTATTAAATCATTACCTGGTGAGTTGAAAGTTCGAGATAAAGAGCTTTGGCTTTTCCCAGAGCGATTTTCTGAAATTGAAAACAAGATCAAATATTCTCGTATCGGGATCAAGTTAGGCACAACCCATAAGAATGGCGTTAGACTTGAACATGAATTTGCAACAGCACTTGGGAAACTTGCAGAGAATAACACGTACGCTCTCACACAATCACAAGCTGCAGATTATTATCAAGGTAAAGATATTCGACTTGAAACAGTTACTAGTCTCTGTGGTGAGGTTATTTTAACCCTTTGTGGCGCACCAATAGGTTTAGGAAAATGGCAAAAAAGTAAAATAAAAAACTCATTACCTAGAGATTTAGTTATGAACAATCGAGTTATTGAGTGGTCACGATAGCAGTAGAATAAAGTTTTTAGACTAAATTATTATAAGCATATATAACATTGATAAATAAAGCTTTTATTTTATGTTGTTTATTTGTAGTTTTTGTTAAGAGTTAACTACAATTAAATTACTTTCTTACTTCTCCCTGATTGTTAGAAAGGTGTTTTAAGTTAACGCATTGGCTCAAATGAGCCGTCCCCTAAGCCCAGAGTAACCTGTACTCTGGGTCTTTTTTTGCATTAAATATGCGAAATGAACACTTTAATACTTAGATTACATCGCACTTTGACGACAGATCGGACGTAAAAAACGTTGAATTGCATTCAAACCTACAGAGGTTGAACGGACGTCTGTTGAAGATGGGAATGGACCACCATGGTTCATTGATGCACAAACTTCAACGCCCGTCGGCATTTGATTCTCGATTAAACGCCCTACTTTGTATTGTAGATCTTCACTTAAATCAGACGCCGATGCTAAATCATTGCTCGTGCCATGAATGGATGCTGTTAACTGACCTTCTAACTTATCAACCAAGGTTTCTAACTGTTCCATAGAGTCATAAGTTACCAACATAGCAGCAGGACCAAATACTTCTTCATGTAATGCTGGCGTATTCAAGTAGGTATCGATATCCGTTTTAAAGATATGGGCATTTGCATGAAACTCCTCAGACAACCCTGCCATTGCCAATAGCTCTACACCTTCGATATCTGGGCGATCAACCATGGCTTGTTTGAAACTATTTAGAATATTTGGAGATAATAGAGTATCTGAACTGCTTGCAGCCACAGTTTTCTTCACACTTTCAAGTAGCCCATCAGAGCCATTTGGTACTAACCAAAGACCTGGGCTAGTACAAAACTGGCCATTACCCATCAACATTGAATTACATAAGTCTGCGCCAAGCTCTTCGCCATTTTGTTCTGCCATTTCAGGAAGCACAAACTGCGGGTTAATACTGCCTAATTCACCATAGAATGGAATAGCTTCTTTGCGTGTATTAATAGTCTCGATTAACTTACTCGCAACAGACATCGAGCCCGTGAAGCCGACAGCTTTAACTGGCTCTGCTTCAACAAGTGCATGTGCCATGTCGTACTTCTTAGCTTGGATCATTGAAAATACGCCTTTTGGCATATCACACTTCTCAATCGCTTTTTCAATAGCACGAGTCATTAACTCACTGGTTGCTGGATGAGCAGTATGGCTCTTCATTACAACAGGACAACCTGCAGCAAGTGCCGATGCAGTATCACCACCCAGAGTTGAAAACGCATATGGAAAATTTGAGGCACCAAAAACAGCAACAACGCCAACAGGAATAAAATCAAGTTGGGTACGCGGCTTAGCTAATGGTGCACGTGCAGGATCTGCTTCATCTAATAAACTCAGATTTACAATGCCATTTTGGCTTTTCTCTAAACCTTGTGCAAAAGCACGTAACTGATTCATAGTACGGCCACGCTCGCCTTGTAAACGAGCAAACGGCAGGTTTGTCTCTTCGTGAGTCACCTCTAGTAGTTGATCACCAAGGGCTTCTATCTCATCTGCAATAGCATGTAAGAATGTTGCACGCTCAATAAGAGAAGTCTTTCTATAAACTTTAAATGCTTTTTCAGCTTCATTGATAGCTGTTGCAAGCATGTCTTGGCTTGCTTCAAAAAACTGAGTATCGATTGGCTCATGGCGCTTTGGTGAAAAGGCATGAAATACTGACGCATCCGAATCCTTTAACCATTCACCTGCGATAAAACTTGCACCGCTAATTTCCATCTTTTTCTCCTCAATGAAAAAACCAGCTACTAATTGCTGGTTTTAGTCTAGTTTAAATCTGTTATACAACTTGAAAGCCAAAAGCATACGGGTCACTATCATCCACGCTAATGTTGCTAGTACCCGTAACTTTCGACCATCCTTTGATACTTGGTAGAATTGCTGTTTTACCCGCTACTTCTGTAACACCTTCGATGCAGCCAACAAACTGACTGCCAATGTAACTTTCGTGAACAAAATCTTCACCAGGCTGTAATTTACCTTTTGCAAATAACTGCGCCATTCTTGCACTTGTGCCCGTGCCACATGGCGATCTGTCTATGGCTTTATCACCATAGAAAACGGCATTCGCTGCGCTTGATTCTGCGTGTTTTGGCTTGCCTGTCCAAAGAAGATGCGACGCACCTTTTACAGTTGGATCTTCAGGGTGCACACACTCAAGCAACTCATTTATTGCAGTGCGAACAAGCGGACTATATTTAAGAATTTCCGAAGCAGACCAGTTTTCAATACCCGGGAAGTTTTCCTGTGGCTCAACAATAATGTAGTAGTTACCACCATAAGAGATATCAACCGTTAACTTGCCAAGTTCTGGCACTTCAACTTCAATATTTTCATAGGCTAAAAAAGCTGGCACATTGAATATTTTTACCCACTCAACTTTACCTTCAACCATAGAGTATTCGGCATTTACACGCCCTGCGGGTGTATCTAGCTTTAATTTTCCGGGTACTTTTGGATGCATTTGTGCGTTTTCAAGCGCAAACGTCACTGTGCCAATGGTGCCGTGACCACACATAGGTAAACAGCCTGAGGTTTCGACAAATAAAATAGCCGCATCGCCATCATCGGTTGTCGGGGGATATATAAAAGAACCTGACATCATATCGTGCCCGCGCGGTTCAAACATTAATGATTGGCGGATCCAATCAAATTCGGTAAGAAAGTGCTGACGTTTTTCGCTCATCGTTTCACCCTTAAGATATGGGTGACCAC
The Pseudoalteromonas phenolica genome window above contains:
- a CDS encoding aldehyde dehydrogenase (NADP(+)), giving the protein MEISGASFIAGEWLKDSDASVFHAFSPKRHEPIDTQFFEASQDMLATAINEAEKAFKVYRKTSLIERATFLHAIADEIEALGDQLLEVTHEETNLPFARLQGERGRTMNQLRAFAQGLEKSQNGIVNLSLLDEADPARAPLAKPRTQLDFIPVGVVAVFGASNFPYAFSTLGGDTASALAAGCPVVMKSHTAHPATSELMTRAIEKAIEKCDMPKGVFSMIQAKKYDMAHALVEAEPVKAVGFTGSMSVASKLIETINTRKEAIPFYGELGSINPQFVLPEMAEQNGEELGADLCNSMLMGNGQFCTSPGLWLVPNGSDGLLESVKKTVAASSSDTLLSPNILNSFKQAMVDRPDIEGVELLAMAGLSEEFHANAHIFKTDIDTYLNTPALHEEVFGPAAMLVTYDSMEQLETLVDKLEGQLTASIHGTSNDLASASDLSEDLQYKVGRLIENQMPTGVEVCASMNHGGPFPSSTDVRSTSVGLNAIQRFLRPICRQSAM
- a CDS encoding 4-hydroxyproline epimerase, whose protein sequence is MRKGTFSCIDGHTCGNPVRLITSGHPYLKGETMSEKRQHFLTEFDWIRQSLMFEPRGHDMMSGSFIYPPTTDDGDAAILFVETSGCLPMCGHGTIGTVTFALENAQMHPKVPGKLKLDTPAGRVNAEYSMVEGKVEWVKIFNVPAFLAYENIEVEVPELGKLTVDISYGGNYYIIVEPQENFPGIENWSASEILKYSPLVRTAINELLECVHPEDPTVKGASHLLWTGKPKHAESSAANAVFYGDKAIDRSPCGTGTSARMAQLFAKGKLQPGEDFVHESYIGSQFVGCIEGVTEVAGKTAILPSIKGWSKVTGTSNISVDDSDPYAFGFQVV
- the rsmF gene encoding 16S rRNA (cytosine(1407)-C(5))-methyltransferase RsmF — its product is MNTTTFIPKNFIDDVKTYLPNNLSIESFIEYCQKPLRRSVRVNTLKMTVTEFKQYCSENNWKIEAVPWCNTGFWLERSTEEEDSLPLGSTDIHLSGGIYVQEASSMLPPMALESSLKEDDIVLDMAAAPGSKTSQIAAMMNNRGVLVANELSSSRLKVLAANMKRMGVHNCALSHFDGAVFGDYMFECFDNIQLDAPCSGEGTVRKDADALKNWSVESNIDIANVQKQLIKSAFFALKPGGSLIYSTCTLTPIENQAVCQYLLDQFGDCVEIEPLDALFENADKACTSEGYLHVWPQIFDSEGFFIAKFKKLYSIDNPNLKTKKGAFPFSSADTKLTKTFMSAIKKQFGIKSLPGELKVRDKELWLFPERFSEIENKIKYSRIGIKLGTTHKNGVRLEHEFATALGKLAENNTYALTQSQAADYYQGKDIRLETVTSLCGEVILTLCGAPIGLGKWQKSKIKNSLPRDLVMNNRVIEWSR